The sequence below is a genomic window from Gadus morhua chromosome 12, gadMor3.0, whole genome shotgun sequence.
GAAGCTGCAGGTGGAGCCCGGCAGCAGTTGGTTCGGTGGGTCGCTGCACTGGGTGAGCGTGTGCTGCGAATCAGCTTCTGGTACCGCACAGATGATGCCTGTTGCAACGCAAAAAACGGGAAGGTTACATCAAAGATACGCACCGTTTCTAAATGAATACAGTCAAACTGCACGATGGTTGATAAGATAACGCCTGATAGGTATGTGCTCACGTTCACAACTGGGCACCGCTTCGctccacgccgccgccgccgtgcacCTGGTGGTGTGCGCGCCCCGCATGCGGTAGCCCCGTGTGCACGTgaagctgcagctgctgccatAGCTGAACCCGTCCCCTTCACACAGGACGGCCATGTTGTCCGTCCCCGAGAGAGCAGGGCACTGGACAGCTGCGGATCATGAAAGGGTGATCATATCAGTATGCTTCCTCCGAATCTGGCCTTTCTAATGCCACTGTATTCCCATTCCAGTGAACAGACAGTAACAAACAATATTGTAAAGCTGTTTACAATACAAACAGTATTGTTAACAGAAGTGAAAAGGAAATGGGTCCGTACCTGCACACACTGGCACCGAGTCATTCCAACGACCCGTGGCTCCGCAGAGCAGGCTGTCGGACTGGGAAGGAAGCATGGTGTAACCCTCctcacaggaaaacacacaggaAGACCGGTAAGAGGAATTTCCGAGTGGGTTTTCACATTCCACGGCGCCGTGTGTCGGTTGGGACAACTCTTCACACCGAACCACTGTGAGACAACACACAAGGGCGTTAACAACCAACGATTTGATGGGAAAATGTACGTTGTTTTTCGCGATGAGGGTGGAATTCCCTGTATTCCCGCCCGACTCACGTTCACATGTGGGGGATTCCGACCAGGAGCCGGCTGCGGTGCATCTCATCGGATCAGGATGGCTGAGCTCGTATCCTTCCTGGCAGGAGTAGGTGGCCAGGGAGCCGTATGCATGGCTGCCGTGCGCGTGAGACCAGCTGACCGTTGCTTTGGCTGGGGCCACCACCTTCTCCGGATCGCACCGCACGACTAAAATAAAACCAGACATGATTAGACGTTCTCTGAGTGTGAGCCTGAGTGGACGGTGGTTAAAAAATGCCCGCCGACAGTGTCGTCGTCTTACCTTGCTCACACGTGTCTCCGTAGAAGCCCTCGAAGCACTGGCACGTGTGGTTGTTGACGGTCTCCACACACTCCCCGTGGAGGCAGGAGTCATTCTTACAGgcagctggtggtggaggagcaagGGGCAACATGTTCAAACGTTGAACGGGCACGGAATCTTCCAGCAAACTTTGATCAACAGCACAAAAGAGTGAATGGATGAATTTAACAAAGCCAACGCCGCCATTGCAAATAAGGTCTCCTCCTTTGAAACAAACTAAAGGTCATACATTGGTTGAACGAGCGTGGCTCACCTGCGTAGCACAGGGCCGTCTTCGACTTGTCACACTGCTCGTCGTTCCACATTCCCGCCTCTACATGCCGCTTGATGTACATCTCCACACAGTCCTCGCTCGTGGCCCCCGACTTGCTGTCCTTGGCGTTGTTGGGTTCCCCCTTCGCCCAGTTGGTGGCTTCGTCTGTGAGGCTCTTGTTGGTGCCGACCCAGGTCCACACGTTGTCCACCTTGCGGATCCCTATCCAGTAGTACCCTGGTATCTTGGGCAGCATGCTGTTGAGGTGTGCAATCTCCCCCTGGTTCTGGATGGCCACCATGTCCGTGTAGTGCTCCCGGCACCAGTCTCTGGCCGATTCCCAGTCCATGGTGGTGTTGGAGTGGAAGTAGGACCAGCCGGACACCCCCCCCATCGACATGCACAACACtgggaggaagacagaggaaaGGTCCTGGTTAGATTCATGACAATAAACACATCATACAGTAAAGTATCGGCATGCTCCAGGCAATATTCTGCTTACTTAGATGAAGATAGATGCTCCATGAGGTTATGAGTTTAGATCCACCAGCTTGGTTTGAGGCAAAGGAAGACTTCTgcaaataaaatagaaatgtGGTCACGTTACAAGTACAAAGAAAGGAGAATATCgataaacaacaacatcccCCATAACCATTTGTTTTGTTAGGAAAAGTTTCACCAGTTTCGCACTCACcattttctatttgtgaaagaTAACTTGCTGTTGGCTTGTATGAATTAAATATAACAACCTTGTTTAACGCCTTAGACTCTCAGAGAAGATGATTGTGCCTGCTCAACTCTTGTGACTCTTTATATACACCGATCCCGGTCAGCTGTTCTGGGAATCTACCAGGATGCTTGACCTTACTTCACTGGAAATTCCCCTTCCCTAACTTTCtttttcagccccccccccccccccccaccccccttcttCTCATAAGGCTTAAAGTACAGACTGTAAATATATCATTAGGAATATGATAActattattgtttattattaccAGCATTAATACTACAAGACTACTCCAATCAGTACTACTACTTAATGATAACTATAATAGTAATTATAAAATAGATAATACACAAGTATGTTTCACTGGCAGCAGACATGTTTGAAGAGATACTTTAGAGCAGTGTATTGCAAAGGATCCGAGAATGTTTGATACAGGTAAGAGATTATGATACACTGCACAGCTCAGACCTTAAGATACATAGAATTAAgcctctgtgtttctctgggaTGTTGATCATAACCGTCCCCGTGTATTCAGCTCTCTTCCCAAAACAAACGGACACATTAGATGGTCCCTGACATGTTGTGTCTGTGGCAAACTTTCAACTACTTCCATTGGCTCAAAAAAGCAAAAGAGAAAGTGAGATGatgttttaaatatagcagcagtCTGAGGCATAACGTTTCATTCTATATAGACATACAAGGATTACATCACTTTCAGTAGCTACACAATCACATCTTTTATTAATCTCTTGAAAGTATTGTTCGGTCACCCGTTTTTATTCGATTGAGGGATAACGTTGGAAACAGGTGAAAAACCCTGTGTTTCTGTTGTGATCAGGGTCAAGATCAATTTCAACAGTGATAGGAATTATTATGTAGTTAAATTGTGCTTGCTTATAACCAGATGACAAGGCAATGAAAATAGAATGTAAACAAGAAAGTTAACTAAAGATAAAGGGAGAATTAATAAGTCCTGTTTATGTCTCCAGTTTGTTCTTCAACTTGGGAAAATAAGGTCATAAATGTTGTGTCAGTTTAGCCTCTCTAATAAATAACACGTGTCAATTTAGTGCAGACATTTGGAGAAATATAGGCTATGGACCTCTTGCATTCTACAAACAAGGAAAACTAAAATTATATCTGCTGGTGTTCTGCATGTTCTCAgtacaataataaatacatgttgGTATTTGCTTAGTCCTACAATAGCATCAAACAAAGTCCGGCATTTTATTAGGAGTTCAGGGAAGCGGGGAAAGTGTGACCGGTAAAGTGATAGTGAAAAAGTCAAGAGACAGATATTGAGGCGCCTGCCCTTGTCTCCCTCATATCCTTCCTGTCTGACTTGGACAAACCCGGTGACTGAACCTTTCTAAATGATGGGTGAATTATGCCTATAATATTGCCAAGCGAGTGTGCAATGATAAACGAACAATATCCAAACCTAAAGTAACGCTAAATTGGCAATCAACTATATTAGAAACTTTATACCAAAAGGCTGAGCAGACCCTTTTCCGGGCAAAGTCCCCATTTCTGATAATGTCCCTGTGTTTTAAGAATGAGTAAAAGTACAtatgaataaattaaaaaataaaagtttttaaaTGGCGGTTCTACTTTGCTCATGAATGATTATTTTTGAGACAGCTGCCTAATTAGTCTCAAGAGTCTCAAGATTATAAACAATAGACTATCAATACAAGCATATCGTTCATTTCCCCATTGGAAACCGATGGCACTTGTCCACTTTCTGTCTCTTTAAGAAGCCCCGCAGGTCCATTTACGGTGGCCCTCATCGGCATCCGTCGAGTCAGAGGAGCCGCACTTGCCAATCGCAGCAGAAAGCAGTCGCACTGGCAATGGCTGAAGCTTTGGCAAAAATACCCAATGTAGAGATAGATCCAGAAGGaacttttaaatatatattagtaaGAGTAAATGTAAAAGATGGAGacgtaaataaaaatataattagaGGCACAAAAAGTGCTGAATATCACAGTAAGTTGAAGTTCACTATTGCAGGCATGCTACGTTGCTCGCAGAAACTCGGCCAAACGACAGATTTATGCTCACTGAACGTCTTAACTTTTACCACATTTTATGTCTAAACTGGATAGACAATGTAGGCACTTCGATTTTGTACACGCCAGTGTCTTGTTGGCCTGTGTATACCTTTCTAACGTTACCTCGGTGTTGATTTCAGATCACATATTTGAGAAGGTCAGTCCAGCGATGGAGTCCTTGGGATTGATGTGTCAATGTCTCGGTGGAGGGAAGATAGAGCACAACAGCACAGACAGAAAACTCAGAGTGTTTGGAGAATCAACTGTAAGTCATGGCTGGAGTAAGAGggaaacaaaaccgattcaatgATTAAATaattgcgtgtgtgtacacaggCTCACAGTTAAAGTGGGCGTGGTTTCAGTTCATAATTGcaatctttttatttatttttaccccTCTTTAGGCTTTTGGAAAAGCCGATCATTCTGTGTCCGTAGAGATGCTGAAGAGTGTCTACAGTGACTATGAGATTTCCTGGTCTGATGACAAGAAATAGACGGACAAATAAATCGTGTGATATTCTTCTTGGTATAGCCTACTTGATCACAGATGTTCAGAAATGTTAGTATCCGCTATTGCCCCTTTCTGGCCTTTGGTCTACACTGtaaattgatcaaataaaactcTTGGCCTTTTGTTGTATGAATTTCCTTTACATGACATATGGTTCATCTACATAAGTAATTTCTCAGGAAAGATATAGACTGATCTCATTCCATTGTGTTACGTTTAGGCAACTTGCCCACAACTGTCAAATAATCAGGCTATAAGCCAAGCAGAAAATCCACACAGGAAGGATTGAGTGAGatagtataaaaaaaacatttcctgtTACTTTGAGGGAAAGTTaccatttgattaaaaaaaagaccATTCATAAAGTAAATGACGAAGTTCTCTGAAATGCTCTTACTGATTTGATTTGAGACTGAATGTTTCAAAAGATGGGATCAGTTCAATTGAAAACCATACTATACTGCAATATTCAAAGCAATTTGAAAGCTTGACTTTCGACTACCTTTCATAAATATTGTGTGGAATCCCTGAATTGAAACGGATTAGGTTTAATCAGATGTGCTGCCGAATAGGGAGATTTTGTGATTACTTCGGTCTTAGTGCTTGGCTACCTGAAATGTAATTATAGCTCCCTCACCATTTTCTCATCAGGAAAAATAATGAGTGAATGCCTATAAAGCACTGATTAAACAGATATCACGTAAAAATAAAACCAACTTTACATCTCCTCTAGTGATGTCGCATTTCAAGTTTGAAGTGGAGTTAATGGAGATAATTCTAGAATAAAATACAAGTGCAGTTAATACTCATCATTACCTTCCATCGTGGTTCTTTAAAATCAAAAGCCTTGTTCATGTAGTATTTTGTTATGAAGCGTTTGATACGTTGAACAATGTTAGCATAACGAAAGTCAAAGAAAAATGGAACGCTGCCCACTTTTACCCTTGCCTTCGAAGGGACACCTTTGGaaccacatttaaaaaaatagatcttccttccttccccagTAGACCAGTAGCTTGTTTCCTGCTCGGGATATCCTTTCCATTTGCACTGAAATAAGTGGCATTGCCAGATCCCCACCTCTGTTTGAAAGTTTTGTTTCCAcagaaaagattatagatatTTTACGTTCATtccaaataaaatacatttattgatAAGCATGACTGAGAAATACTGtataacaaaagaaagaaaaatgtcaTGGTCACATCTAAGGCAACCTATAGTAtatagtattttatttatttataaataaataaatatgacaaaTCATACCCCTTCTGCAATCGAGGAGCAATGCGTTTTTAAGTTAAGTATGTGTGATGACAGTATTTATATAAAGCATCTGTACCATGCTAAAATTATTAAGCACGTCATTTGTAACTTTGGCATCAGTTTTACACCCTCTGTGGGGGTCAAATAAGGGGGTCAAATGTGAAGACAATTTATTGTTCAACATTTTGTCCAAATTTCATacatttcattattattatggctTTATATTGATAATCAGATGTGGCCATATGGATAAAAATAGTTAAATCTGCAGGTACTAGTCGCTGTGTAACTGACTAGAGTTTCCCGTACCTTCAATTCCTGCACCAACAGCAGCCAACACCTCCGATTGCcgggaacaaaggaaagacgaaaTGGGAGTTGTTTACGCGCACTTCATGAAGATCTTATCCACTCAAACAATAGCCTTTGATACACTGGCCACATGAAGTCGCTGGGACAAGAGCCAACGGGCTTTCCAGACTCCTAAACGAATTTTCCAGACGTTCTGTTAAGATTTGAATAAACATTGCCAGAGCAGGTTCTTTCCGTGGTTTATGTTaccttactactataatagcaggcctgtcgcatcAGTTACTCAAGTTATTCATGTGCGCAtttgccaagcagcctgcagctcacacacactcacagcctgCGCGAACATACatgtaaacgcacacacacgcgcgaacaccgcagcgacacttgCCCAGGTAAgacattatgtttttaaacataacggctccgtcaTCGTCATATAAAAAACTTTAATTCCAACATTGAActgaccggcatatcaacacataaaTCACGGAAttttaaagagacagtgtccctataacacagaacgaaaacacgtcaataacacagtatggtgaataaTGTCATATAATGATACGAGTAGGTCTAGTTGTAATTAAtctctgtaggaaatgtaaattaccttatatgtgaatgaggagtagaaagtctgtatttctcacaaCACTTCCGCGGGCGTTTTGATGATGCATCTGAATGTCATTGCTGGCCGCCTATATGATAATCGGCCTgctgccttttgttcgctgaatggttacattttttttaatgttgccacTGCTTTttagagtcatttgtggtgaacgatAGCCTAGAAATCTAGACGCCCCTAGCGACAGCAAATTTAATTTGCAGCCACGGAGATCTAGCCTTCTGTCGTCGTTTTTCGCTGCTGGAAACCGAAAAAGGgacaggccaatcagatcgtgaggGGCGGAATCGAGCCAAATGACGACAGAGCTGCGacgtaaacaataataaaaaaaaaaaaaacagagctgCGACGTAAACaataatggctgctgctgctggcgaacagctgtctttcaactcggctttggccgcgactctagttattattttctttgagaaatgaacaaagaactgcactgaagtctttcctggaaaagaaagatgtattCTGAGTTTTGCCGAATGGATACGGTAAAAGTTTGATTTTAGAGCGAcggaaatttaaaaaaactaaataaaaaaaaaagaataaaaaaaaaagcagagggaacttgaaagacaaccgtttatcccgcccacactgccaccgtacgagaccagacccaatatctttccgatatgggtctggcttgccaggcTAGGTGAACGAATGTTATGCGTTGGAAATTATAGTCTAAATGTAATTATATTATGCGCCCAAATTTttttacattatcgactggggtttccacattactgctatgggtttaattacaactagattTTGAGTGCGCTCAATGCGCTCGCAAAAACTCTAGTTAGGCTTATTACTCTTTACAAtcctaaaaaaaatatatatatgtttagcaCAAAGAATGACAAGTGATTCTCCAATTTATAATTACAGGCTGTGTAAAGCTTTCTAATCAATATATAATCAAACCTATCTGTTTTGTTtagaattgtttttattttttttagcatTCAATCAAATAATGTATGTTTCATGATAATAACTTTCTGTAGTAGCTTTAATAGTTGTAGCCAATCAGACGACCCTGTTGCTAAACGTCACTTCCGTGAAAAACAGCGCGCCTTACGGCCACTGGAATATGCGACTAGTTGACGTTGTACATctaatgtttacattgttttatGTCCTTTACATACCATATATAATGGTAACTACAAAACAGAGTTAGTGGATAATTTATACTACGGAATACAGGATATTCGCTTTTGATGGAAAGTAAAAGTTAAATTGTAAGTAACTTTTGTTGTATACTCGGACGTGGTTTAGAAGACTACGTTATCATTAGTCTATGCCAAAACGTACCAGCGAAATAACGATTAACACCATCTAGCAAACTATTAAAATCGGTCATATTCGGCATTGATTCCGTTAATGTTCATTGTTTGTGCAGCTCATCGGACCAGCCTCCCAACATGTCGCAGACCACTCTTCTGgaagaggtggtaaactggagTCAGGAAACCTGTCGCAAAGAGCTCAGATCTGCCCTGCCTAAACTTACCATATCCTCCCACGTTGAGTACACTGTGACAACACGTTTGACTAATTTAGTGATTATTTTAATTGTGTGGTCCAAAACATGACAATTATCGCAGTTGAACCCAAGCATCGAATACATCTAATTTCATTTTTTCCTTTGTGGAGCTGGAAACCCTGAATGTGTACTTTCCCACATGCCATAGTTATGCAAGTCTCAAGAAACACTGTACACGAGTCTGTGAATAAATACTAACATGTCAAAAAGATTCAAACCATTTAGGTCTTCCTTGACCATATGTACTCTCTACATGAAAAGTCTGAGAGCTGGGATGAGCATATTCGTAAGTGCATTCCTTTGATCCGTAAACCGCTCGTTCGTCGTCATCAGAGTGATTGTATTTGCCTACGTCTCGGAGGATTAATAGCAATGCCTTTCCATTCAGGTATCCTTAAAGTCATCACAGAGATGTTCCTCCCTCACATTGGTTTGAAGGAAGTGGAAGCCTGCCTCTCCAAAGTCTTGCCTAAGGTGAATATCATCTGATTACATCAGTGTTGTGTGTCCACTGTTGGAAAGGTGTCTAACCCCTTGAATGAAGTTTTACCGTTACTACAAGGGATTACAGGGGCATTGTCTTTTAACATTTACATGAACTGGCAATTTCTGTATCCCACACATGTTGTCTTTGTTTGTAGGCTGTCACCATGTTCGACAATTTGATGAAGGAGATCTCAAACCAAGTAGGAGGACTGTCCAGTCAAAACACAGAGTTGCGTACCCTACTGAGAAAACTCCTGGAGgtgctttattaataaatataattaactatgccttttattttatgtgtttCAGTACAGAAGAAGAAATTAGTATCCAGAAATGATTTCAAAGGAAGATCCCAAATGTTTTCAAATAATAACATGTTATTGGCAAACACTCAAACGTATTTTTTCCATAGGGCGTTCCTGTAAAAAGTAAGATTGTAACTTTTTTGCAATATGGCTTTTTAATGAATTcattaaagaataaataaaataaaaaataaaattagatGCAGATTGATGCTGCATGGGCAAGGCTGACAGCCCTTCTGTAATTTCCCAGAATTACAAAGTGGCCAGTCAGCCCAGGCCTATTAAACCAAACTAAACCAAACTAAACCAAACAGCCTCCACTCAATCCAAAAACAGATATATTGGATCGTGTACTTTTATTACACAACTCGTGTTCTTCTTGTGTCAATGCAGGCATTTTGCAATGACATAGCTTGAAAAACACTGATCTtacatactatactatatttacatttttgttACAATAATGTTTTCCTAAACAGTATTGAAGAAGAAAATGAGGGCCCTATAGCAGCATATGTTTCACTATTGATCAAAAAACAAATAGGCcaatatcaataaatatatgaaaGATGTTACTCTTTTCATTGTCAGGCAACAGTGCAGATCATCGAAGCGATGTCTGCTTGTGTTCGTCGGGTCTGCTTGTTTGACGAAGCATTAGAACTGGACGCCATCCGCTCTCTACCATCGTGTATCCTCAAAGtactgaagcagaccttccaacACTGCAAGGTATACGTCAACCTCCCTTCATACATTGCACCACTGAGATTGATGCTGGTTAAACGAGGCACATATTTTGTGCATGATTTAAATGTTGTACTGCATCATTAATACATTCCATCTATTTATCACCTGGTCAATCAGCATTTAGCCTCCAGCGCTTGTTGGCTGAATTCAAGCGGTTTCTAGATGACAGATATTATGAATGAGGTCTGACAGATTTACACATTGATTGACTGGTTcccaggagagtgaggaggtgtACTGTGGCCGCCTGTCCCTGGTCGCAGACCTGCTGCAGGGGCTGTTCAAGG
It includes:
- the LOC115555478 gene encoding P-selectin isoform X2 — its product is MSMGGVSGWSYFHSNTTMDWESARDWCREHYTDMVAIQNQGEIAHLNSMLPKIPGYYWIGIRKVDNVWTWVGTNKSLTDEATNWAKGEPNNAKDSKSGATSEDCVEMYIKRHVEAGMWNDEQCDKSKTALCYAAACKNDSCLHGECVETVNNHTCQCFEGFYGDTCEQVVRCDPEKVVAPAKATVSWSHAHGSHAYGSLATYSCQEGYELSHPDPMRCTAAGSWSESPTCELVRCEELSQPTHGAVECENPLGNSSYRSSCVFSCEEGYTMLPSQSDSLLCGATGRWNDSVPVCAAVQCPALSGTDNMAVLCEGDGFSYGSSCSFTCTRGYRMRGAHTTRCTAAAAWSEAVPSCERIICAVPEADSQHTLTQCSDPPNQLLPGSTCSFSCDVGSELQLDLQPVIKCTEDGVWNASAPTCKVVTCDPVEVHTAGQHYIARCSSHGSFPYGTTCEFSCEEGFRLSDLSQNTMECTNQGTWSQPPPLCEPLQCSPPVAPEWGQVNCQRSLSSALPSSYPQGAVCSFTCNAGYVQEGALTTKCTQSGQWSSPPPTCTVITCPVLEAPVHGTLNCTHPDWTHASECSFACNQGYTLHGHQFVTCGLHGNWTAETPVCQAEPLLSPTAMGLAAGGGASVVGLSLAVTLLKRLRKLKGRKFSLASNSDVEDPPQHYKNSIESLI
- the LOC115555478 gene encoding E-selectin isoform X1, whose translation is MKSSFASNQAGGSKLITSWSIYLHLMLCMSMGGVSGWSYFHSNTTMDWESARDWCREHYTDMVAIQNQGEIAHLNSMLPKIPGYYWIGIRKVDNVWTWVGTNKSLTDEATNWAKGEPNNAKDSKSGATSEDCVEMYIKRHVEAGMWNDEQCDKSKTALCYAAACKNDSCLHGECVETVNNHTCQCFEGFYGDTCEQVVRCDPEKVVAPAKATVSWSHAHGSHAYGSLATYSCQEGYELSHPDPMRCTAAGSWSESPTCELVRCEELSQPTHGAVECENPLGNSSYRSSCVFSCEEGYTMLPSQSDSLLCGATGRWNDSVPVCAAVQCPALSGTDNMAVLCEGDGFSYGSSCSFTCTRGYRMRGAHTTRCTAAAAWSEAVPSCERIICAVPEADSQHTLTQCSDPPNQLLPGSTCSFSCDVGSELQLDLQPVIKCTEDGVWNASAPTCKVVTCDPVEVHTAGQHYIARCSSHGSFPYGTTCEFSCEEGFRLSDLSQNTMECTNQGTWSQPPPLCEPLQCSPPVAPEWGQVNCQRSLSSALPSSYPQGAVCSFTCNAGYVQEGALTTKCTQSGQWSSPPPTCTVITCPVLEAPVHGTLNCTHPDWTHASECSFACNQGYTLHGHQFVTCGLHGNWTAETPVCQAEPLLSPTAMGLAAGGGASVVGLSLAVTLLKRLRKLKGRKFSLASNSDVEDPPQHYKNSIESLI